One genomic window of Glycine max cultivar Williams 82 chromosome 16, Glycine_max_v4.0, whole genome shotgun sequence includes the following:
- the LOC100799823 gene encoding putative H/ACA ribonucleoprotein complex subunit 1-like protein 1 has product MRPPRGGGRGGGFRGGRDGGGRGRGGFGRGGGGFGRGGGGGYRDEGPPSEVVEVSSFMHACEGDAVTKLTNEKVPFFNAPIYLKNMTQIGKVDEIFGPINEAYFSIKMMEGIVATSYSSGDKFYIDPRKLLPLARFLPQPKGQSAGRGGGGGGRGGFRGGRGGGGFRGRGAPRGGRGGPPRGGGRGGGFRGRGRS; this is encoded by the exons ATGAGACCCCCGAGAGGCGGTGGACGCGGCGGCGGATTCAGAGGTGGCCGCGACGGTGGTGGTCGCGGCAGAGGTGGTTTTGGTCGCGGCGGAGGTGGTTTTGGtcgcggcggcggcggcggatATCGTGACGAAGGACCACCCTCCGAAGTCGTAG AGGTGTCATCTTTTATGCATGCATGCGAGGGAGATGCAGTGACAAAGCTTACAAATGAGAAAGTTCCCTTTTTCAATGCTCCTATTTATCTGAAAAACATGACTCAGATTGGGAAAGTTGATGAAATATTTGGCCCCATCAATGAAGCT tacttctcaattaAGATGATGGAAGGGATTGTTGCTACTTCTTATTCATCCGGCGACAAGTTTTAtattgatccaaggaaactgTTGCCTCTTGCAAGATTTCTTCCACAACCCAA GGGACAATCAGCTGgtagaggtggtggtggaggtggtCGTGGTGGATTTAGAGGTGGCCGTGGAGGTGGTGGTTTTCGTGGAAGGGGGGCTCCAAGGGGTGGGAGAGGTGGTCCTCCCAGGGGTGGTGGACGAGGTGGTGGTTTCAGGGGAAGGGGGAGATCATAG